The genomic DNA AATGACATTCGCGCCGGCGGCAAGACCGGCGAGCAGGTGTTCTCGGACTTCCAGACCTTCGTGACCTCGGTCCGCGCCCAACAGCCGACCGTGCCGATCTGCTACATCGGCATCACCCCGGTGCCCTCGTTCTTCAATGATCCGGCCCACGATCCGCGCCGCCGCACCGCGAACTCGCTGATCAAGGCCTACTGTGAGTCCGATCCGAACCTGAAGCTCTACTTCTTCAACACGAACGCGCTGCTCGACGACCTGCACGACAACAACCCGACCGAGTGGAACACCTACTTCGTGGATGACACCCACATGAACCGCAAGGGCTACGCCCACTTCACCTCGGTGATCAAGCCGGCGCTGCAGGCCATCCTCGCTCCGAACAAGACCGTCACCGCCAATCCGAACACGCTGGTGGCGGGTGAGAAGCTGTTCTTCGACTTCGGCCCGACCGACATCGTCAACGGCGATGCCACCAACGCGCCCGATGCCAACGGCAACCGCTGGAACAACTGGTATCCCACCAATGGCGGCGTCGGCATCCACGCGGGAGAGCACCTCCCGAACCTGGTCCGCAGCACTGGCACCAATACCGGCATCCGCATGGTCATGTCGGGCGGCTTCCTCTGCAACGGCAAGACGCCCTTCGGCGGCCTCTATGCGCCGCAGTCGTCCCTGCTCGGCGAGCTCGCCACCGAAACCGCCACCGAGGACTTCTTCTACTGCTCCGCCAATGACATCAATGACGCGACCAGCGATGACATGCCGGGCGGCTTCATGCTGGAAGGCCTGAATCCCGCGCTGAGCTATGAATTCCGCTTCCTCGGCGCCCGCAGCAATGCGCAGGTCCGGATCACGAAGTACGATGTCTATGGTAGCAACTCGGGCACCGCGAACCTCACCACCAGCGGCACCGGCATCGGCAGCACCGGCGGCGACAACAACGACAATCACGTGGCAGTGATTTCCGGCATCCGCCCGGATGCGTTCGGCCAAGTCTGGGTGGACCTCACGCTGGTGCAGGGCGACTTCGCCTACATCAATGCGATGCAGATCACGGCCAGCACTCCTGCGGTCTCCCAAACCCCAGTCGAAAGCTGGCGCTCCAGCCACTTCACCGCGGAAGAACTCGGCAATCCCGAACTCGAAGCCACGGTGTGGGGAAACAATGCCGATCCGGATTCCGATGGTCGCGTGAACCTGCTGGAATACGCCTGCGGCACTGATCCAAAGGGATCCGACACGAACCCGACCGGCTTCGCGCTCGAAGACGAGGGCGGCAGCTTTGTCACCCTGACCTACCAGCGCAACCTCGCCGCCACCGACGTAAGCTATCTGGTGCAGAAGGCTGACAACCTCGTCGATTGGTTCGGTGTCGCCGACTCATCCGTCTCGACGGCCGGTGGCATCGAGACGCGCAAGGCCACCGTGGATCGCACCGGTCTTTCCAAGCTGTGCCTGCGACTGAAGGTCGAACTCGTGGCAGCTGAGTAAGGGCATCAAAGGTCGTCTTCTCTCCAACGCCGTCCGGACCCGAGGTCCGGGCGGCGTTTTTCTTTTTGAATCACGCGTCGTATCCAAAGGCACGGCAGTAGGGTGCCAGCCTTTCCTGAAACGGCTCGAGCGCCCCTGCATAGCGTTCCCAGCGGCGGACGGCAGTGCGATAGATCGGCCGGGTGACATCGTGATAGGTCGGTGCGTAGAGCACCTTCCTCCGCGCGGTTTCAAAATAGCGGCCCTGGGATTCGTTCCACTCCAGTCCGAGCAGCGCGGTGGCCTTGCGACCCTCCGTCTCCGTATTCTCAACGAGGTCTTCGTAACGAGTCTCGATCCAATCGAAATTCCCGAGATCCTTCATCCGCAGCCAGAGGCCCATCAGATCCTCGTAGTGTTTCACCGTTCGTTCCAGCCTGAGGAAATTCACGTTGGTCGTGTTTAGCATCAGGTTCAGGAAGAAGCAGCTGATGACGACATCGCGTGGATCACGCAATGCGATGATGACCTTGAGATCGGGGAAGATCCTCAGCCATGCGGGCAGCGCCAGCGTGGGCGAGGGATTCTTATCCAGCACCAGGCGGGTCTTCGAGCCCGGCGGGATCTCCCGCATCAGGCTGGTCGCGTAGCGATGCCGCATACGCCCGCGATCGGTTACCGCCAGTGAATCGAGATGCTGGATACCTGTTAGACCGGGAGGGATGACTTCCAGCGGGCCTTGGATCTCCTGCGCGAAGGCGACTGATTCATCGAACGCAGTCACCTCGGGATGAGCATCGAGAATTTGCTCGAGAAGCGTGGTTCCGCTGCGGGGATGACCACCGAGAAAGGCAAAGCCAACGCCTTCATCGGATGCCGGTGCTTCCGCCCGCCAGCGCGCCAGCATCGGGGAGTCCAGCGACGACAGCAATTCACGCCGCTGCCGGTCTTGCTGGTCATAGCTTCTCTCCAGTACGGCGGTGTCGGTGATGGTGCGGACCTCGGCCTTCGCCTCCAGCACCCAGCGCATGGCCTCCTCCGGCCGGCCAAGTTCATCCAGCACGACTCCTAACAGGTGGCGGCTCGCATACTTCACATAGGGATAGCGAGGTCCGTCCGCGATCAGATCGCGCAGTGCCTGCTCGGCCTCGGCGGGCTGTTTCCGCCGATGCAGCAGGAAGGCGTGGAAGTAGCGCGCCTGGTCATCGCGTGGATGGCGCTTCAGGCATTCACCAATGCACTCCCATGCTTCCTCGAGACGGCGTTCCTTCTCGAACCACACGGCGAGATTGATCCGGGCATCCACGGAGTCGGGGTTCGCAGCCAATGCCCTTGCGTAGCACTCCCTGGCATCATCCAACTGGCGCAAGTTCTGATACTGCTGACCAATGAGGCCGATCAACGACGAGTGGTTCGGAGCGAGATCCAGCGCCTTGCGGAAGGCCCGGTTTGCCAGTGGAAAATCGAGCGTTCCGGCGGCGGCGTTGCCTAGCTCGAACCAGAGTTCGGCGATCCTTGGATAGCGCTTCACCAGTGCCTCATAGCCGGCCAGCGCGGACTCATATTGGCGGCCGAGCAGGAGTTGCTGGGTCCGTTGCCACTTCCCCGCGTCCTGAGGTGAACGCTGAAGCTCTGCCAAGGTGCCTTTCATGAATGAAATCCGCGCGGGGCATCATCGTCCCGGTCGCGGAGGAATGCGGCATAAAAATCCCGCCGTCGGGAAAGTCCAACGGCGGGAATGAATGGGAATCCTGCTTGGATCGCTCAGGGACCGGTAACCTTGAGGCGGACGAAGATGTGGCCCTGTCCGGCTGGCAAGGTGTAGGCCAGAGGCGACGCATTCGAGAGGTTCGGATCATTGGCCGGAACATCCGTCCAAACCGACAGATTCGTGGACGTCTGAACCACGAAGTCGGTTCCATAGGTGCCGGTGTAGCTGGCACCCTTCGGCCACGATACCGTGCGGACGACTAGACCCGGATTCGCGGTGAATGCGGATCCGCTGAGACCCATGAAGTACTCGATGCCATTCGGAACCCCGTCGAAGTCGTGGTCCTGATCGGCGGTCTGCCCCGGAGCATTCGCGGATGCCCATGAGGAGAAGCCGGTGCCACCACTCACCAGCACCACACCGGTGGTGCCGGAAAAGTGCGCGTTATCGATGTGAGTGGCACCCGAGCCAGTGGCTCCCCAGGTTCCAGTTGCCTGCGGGGCGGTGCCGAAGAACAGCGTGGCCACCGTCTCCGTGCCGGTCGCCTGGACCGTTCCTCCATCGATGACGAGCTTGTTGTTGTCGGGAATCGAGCTGCCGTTCACCGCCAGCTTTCCTTCGTTCACCACGGTATCGCCCGTATAGGTATTGGTGCCGGTCAGGGCGAGCGTGCCCGCACCGGTCTTGGTCATGACTCCGGCATTTGAAATCGGGCCGGAAATGACCAAGTCGTTGGCAGCGGCACCGTCGGCCACATCGAGCGTAACGGCGTTCACCAGGCTGAATGTGGAGCCGATGGTGGAACTCGTGCTCGCGGCAACCACGGTGTAGACCGATCCGCTCAAGGTTCGCAGGCCTTCGTTCCCCGGCGTATTGCTGGTCGAGGAAGCGTTCAGGGTGAGGGAGCGGATGTACTGCTCGTGGTTGAGCAGCCAGCTTGAGTTGTTCAGCGTGACCGTGGGAACATCGCCGCCACCTCCGACCGAGCTGCCCATCGAGTGGAAGCCGGGATTGTAGAGGCTGGCATTGTTCACCGTGATCGACTTGCCGGAAGCGAAGGCGCTGGAGAAGCTGCCGCCGCTCACGGAGAGGGTGCCGCCATTGACGATGATGTCGCTGGTGTTGCCAGGCGCGCTCATCGTGAGGGTGCCGGAGCCGCTCTTGATGAAAGTGCCACCGCTGCCAGTGATGGCCCGGCCCAGCGTCTGGCTATCCGAGCGATTGAAGACAAGCGTGGACGCATCGAGCACGATCGGGCCGGTGCCGCCGAGCTGACCCGCCGTGCCGCCCGATCCCACGGTCACCGTGCCGCCGCCGGAAATGTTGACGGCCCCGGTGAAGGAGTTGTTCGTGAGGATCGATAGGTTCCCTGCCCCGGTCTTGATCAGGCCGGTCAAGCCGGAAATCCCGCCGGTGCCGCTGAGCGTGTAGCCCTTGTCCGCGGCAAACGTGGTCGAGGAAGGGCTGACGGTCGTGTTGAGAACGATGTCACTCCTCACGGAGGAATCATCGAAGGTCACGATGTCGCCCTGCTTGAACTTGGCGGCGGATGCGCCGATTTGCCAGTTGTTGGTGGTGTTGACGTCCCAGGTGCCATTGACCGATCCCGTCCAGAGCGGCGAGTTCACGACCACCCCGGTGACATCGAGGTAAATGGTGCCGGTGGCTTCGGTGTCATCCACCAGCGTGGCGGTCACGCCCGCGGGGAGAGTGCCAAGCGTCACGCTATAGACCGAGGCGAAGCCGGTGGTGGTGATCAGAGGATACTGGCCGACCTCCGGAAGGATGCTGGTGACATTGATGGTGACCGGGCTGTCGAGATACAGGTCACCCACCGAGATGGGTGCCACGGTGGTGCTATTCACACCGCCGATATTCAGGACATTCATCCCGCTCGGACTGGTGTAGTCGGTGCCCACATTGAAGGGACCCGCAGTGGTAATGGCAGGGACTCCCGAGCCCGTGGCATTCACCGTGAGCGAGGTGTTGTCCTTCAGCCAGACGCCGAAGCCGCCCGCATTGATACCGCCGGTAACGACGAGCGAGCCGGCATTGATGGTGGCCGAGCCATTGAGCTGCCCGGTGACGACGAGCGAACCGGCGTTGACCTCATTCGAGCCGGTGTTGGTGCCAGCGAGGATCAGGGTGCCTGCATTGACGATGGTGCCACCGCTGTTGGAATTATTGGCGGACATCCGGAAGGTGCCGGCTCCTTCCTTCACCACGTAGGTGCTGCCACCACTCCATTGGGTGATGGGGGCCAGCAGGTCGAGGTCGATGCCGGTGGGAGTGGTTCCCGCCTGGGTATTGAAGACGTAGTTGGCCTGACCGGAGTCATTGCGGAAGAGCAAGCCGCCCGCAGGATTCACGGTGCTGGTGACGGAGCTCGCCTTCGACGAGATGAAGCCGTCAAAGCCTCCCGAAGAGCCAAGGTCGAGGCGGTCCGCACCACCGGTGATGGTGCCGCCGGTGAGCACGTAGCCGATACCGAAGGCCCCGCTGGGATAACAGGTGGCCCCATTCACGTTCACCGTGATGCCGGTCGCATTGTTATTGCCGTACCAGCCGAAGGCCCCGTGGTTCATCTGGAGCGTGGTGCCCGGCGAGAGGTTGAAGACCGAGCTGTTGAGCAGGGCTTGGAACCAGTATCCGGGAGGATCGACCGGGAGGCTGAGCGTTCCCTGCGTGACATTGGTAGGCCCGCTGTAGGTGCTCTTGGCCGTCAGGCTGAGCGTGCCAGGACCGGACTTGGTAAGGCCACCGCTGCCGACGAGCGGGGCGCCGATGGTGGCGTCTCCGGTGGCAGTGACCCCGCTGGATCCGATGGTCAGGTTCTGTCCGCCGGCGATGGTGTAGCCGCTGCTATTGAAAGTGATCCCGCTGGTAACGATGGGGCTAGTGAGCGTGACGGTGTAGGTGCCTGCCACGCCGGAGCCGAAGCTCGCGAAATTCAGGTCGGTCCAAGCGACGTCGGATGAGCCATTCCACCAGCTGGTATCAGTGGCATTCCAAGTGCCGCTGCCATCCTGAGCTCCGGGAGTTCCGGTATTGCCATCCCAAGAGACGGTCTGGGGA from Luteolibacter sp. Y139 includes the following:
- a CDS encoding tetratricopeptide repeat-containing sulfotransferase family protein codes for the protein MKGTLAELQRSPQDAGKWQRTQQLLLGRQYESALAGYEALVKRYPRIAELWFELGNAAAGTLDFPLANRAFRKALDLAPNHSSLIGLIGQQYQNLRQLDDARECYARALAANPDSVDARINLAVWFEKERRLEEAWECIGECLKRHPRDDQARYFHAFLLHRRKQPAEAEQALRDLIADGPRYPYVKYASRHLLGVVLDELGRPEEAMRWVLEAKAEVRTITDTAVLERSYDQQDRQRRELLSSLDSPMLARWRAEAPASDEGVGFAFLGGHPRSGTTLLEQILDAHPEVTAFDESVAFAQEIQGPLEVIPPGLTGIQHLDSLAVTDRGRMRHRYATSLMREIPPGSKTRLVLDKNPSPTLALPAWLRIFPDLKVIIALRDPRDVVISCFFLNLMLNTTNVNFLRLERTVKHYEDLMGLWLRMKDLGNFDWIETRYEDLVENTETEGRKATALLGLEWNESQGRYFETARRKVLYAPTYHDVTRPIYRTAVRRWERYAGALEPFQERLAPYCRAFGYDA
- a CDS encoding beta strand repeat-containing protein; this translates as MKPTTFRANLTPGVLAIPAAALMLGASEAGTTVGLNFQSWYYDSGTVPQTIGFGAGYQTTGMPITAKAFGVEVADWTNSAPLPSQESIDTTIPFGGTLTAGVVATNTWQSGYIRQGVWGPAGGVSWYDDWRDGSEVVGLVSPGNYQATWGFLDNTGWSVTLNGLAAKFPNGYVVDLVGGGKVTSNSRVTITENTGSTLVANVSFTTLPDNMGVGASPVLTQNSITLDNPSRNASNENCAVAAIIVTDKPVVHLPPANTTIGTGETLTLTAQAVGIAPITYQWRRNGSPISGATSATYTKPGATSGDNGTYDVIATNAYGSGSSTSATINVTIPQTVSWDGNTGTPGAQDGSGTWNATDTSWWNGSSDVAWTDLNFASFGSGVAGTYTVTLTSPIVTSGITFNSSGYTIAGGQNLTIGSSGVTATGDATIGAPLVGSGGLTKSGPGTLSLTAKSTYSGPTNVTQGTLSLPVDPPGYWFQALLNSSVFNLSPGTTLQMNHGAFGWYGNNNATGITVNVNGATCYPSGAFGIGYVLTGGTITGGADRLDLGSSGGFDGFISSKASSVTSTVNPAGGLLFRNDSGQANYVFNTQAGTTPTGIDLDLLAPITQWSGGSTYVVKEGAGTFRMSANNSNSGGTIVNAGTLILAGTNTGSNEVNAGSLVVTGQLNGSATINAGSLVVTGGINAGGFGVWLKDNTSLTVNATGSGVPAITTAGPFNVGTDYTSPSGMNVLNIGGVNSTTVAPISVGDLYLDSPVTINVTSILPEVGQYPLITTTGFASVYSVTLGTLPAGVTATLVDDTEATGTIYLDVTGVVVNSPLWTGSVNGTWDVNTTNNWQIGASAAKFKQGDIVTFDDSSVRSDIVLNTTVSPSSTTFAADKGYTLSGTGGISGLTGLIKTGAGNLSILTNNSFTGAVNISGGGTVTVGSGGTAGQLGGTGPIVLDASTLVFNRSDSQTLGRAITGSGGTFIKSGSGTLTMSAPGNTSDIIVNGGTLSVSGGSFSSAFASGKSITVNNASLYNPGFHSMGSSVGGGGDVPTVTLNNSSWLLNHEQYIRSLTLNASSTSNTPGNEGLRTLSGSVYTVVAASTSSTIGSTFSLVNAVTLDVADGAAANDLVISGPISNAGVMTKTGAGTLALTGTNTYTGDTVVNEGKLAVNGSSIPDNNKLVIDGGTVQATGTETVATLFFGTAPQATGTWGATGSGATHIDNAHFSGTTGVVLVSGGTGFSSWASANAPGQTADQDHDFDGVPNGIEYFMGLSGSAFTANPGLVVRTVSWPKGASYTGTYGTDFVVQTSTNLSVWTDVPANDPNLSNASPLAYTLPAGQGHIFVRLKVTGP